Proteins encoded in a region of the Paenibacillus sp. W2I17 genome:
- a CDS encoding glycosyl hydrolase family 18 protein: MIHLNKHTAVKKTAKFLLGLSLLLSVIIPSFVLQPATAAAADSYKIVGYYPSWAAYGRNYNVTDIDPTKVTHINYAFADICWNGIHGNPDPSGPNPVTWTCQNEKSQTINVPNGTIVLGDPWIDTGKTFAGDTWDQPIAGNINQLNKLKQINPSLKTIISVGGWTWSNRFSDVAATAATREVFANSAVDFLRKYNFDGVDLDWEYPVSGGLDGNSKRPEDKQNYTLLLSKIREKLDAAGAVDGKKYLLTIASGASTTYAANTELANIAAIVDWINIMTYDFNGAWQKVSAHNAPLNYDPAASAAGVPDANTFNVAAGAQGHLNAGVPAAKLVLGVPFYGRGWDGCAQASNGQYQTCTGGSSVGTWEAGSFDFYDLETNYINKNGYTRYWNDTAKVPYLYNATNKRFISYDDAESVGYKTAYIKSKGLGGAMFWELSGDRNKTLQNKLKADLPTGGTVPPADTTAPSVPGNARSTGVTANSVTLAWNASTDNVGVTGYNVYNGNNLATSVTGTTATISGLTAGTSYTFTIKAKDAAGNLSAASNAVTISTTTQPGGDTQAPTAPTNLASTAQTTSSITLSWAASTDNVGVTGYDVYNGAALATSVTGTTATISGLAADTSYTFTVKAKDAAGNGSAASNAVTVKTTAGTTNPGVSAWQANTAYTVGQLVTYSGKTYKCLQSHTSLSGWEPSNVPALWQVQ, encoded by the coding sequence ATGATACATTTAAATAAACACACTGCTGTCAAGAAAACCGCGAAGTTTCTCCTGGGTCTATCCCTGCTCTTATCCGTCATTATTCCTTCTTTTGTGCTCCAACCCGCTACGGCAGCAGCTGCAGATTCTTATAAAATTGTTGGTTACTACCCGTCCTGGGCTGCGTATGGGAGAAACTATAATGTAACGGACATCGACCCAACCAAAGTCACGCATATCAACTATGCGTTTGCCGATATTTGCTGGAACGGTATTCATGGAAATCCGGACCCTTCGGGCCCTAACCCGGTGACCTGGACGTGTCAGAATGAGAAGAGTCAGACAATCAATGTACCGAATGGAACGATTGTACTTGGCGATCCATGGATTGATACCGGCAAGACATTTGCAGGGGATACGTGGGATCAGCCCATTGCAGGCAATATCAATCAGCTTAACAAGCTGAAACAGATCAATCCTAGTCTGAAGACAATCATCTCCGTGGGAGGATGGACATGGTCCAATCGCTTCTCCGATGTAGCTGCGACTGCTGCAACGCGAGAGGTATTTGCAAACTCTGCCGTCGACTTCCTGCGGAAATACAATTTTGACGGGGTAGATCTGGACTGGGAGTATCCGGTATCAGGCGGACTTGATGGTAACAGCAAACGTCCTGAGGATAAGCAGAATTACACACTGCTTCTGAGCAAAATCCGTGAGAAACTGGATGCTGCCGGAGCTGTGGACGGCAAGAAGTATCTGCTTACGATTGCAAGCGGTGCATCGACGACCTATGCTGCGAATACTGAGCTTGCCAATATAGCTGCCATCGTCGACTGGATTAATATTATGACATACGATTTTAACGGGGCCTGGCAAAAAGTCAGCGCGCATAACGCGCCGTTGAACTATGACCCAGCGGCTTCGGCTGCTGGGGTGCCGGATGCCAATACATTTAATGTGGCTGCCGGAGCACAAGGGCATTTGAATGCTGGCGTACCGGCCGCCAAACTTGTGCTTGGTGTTCCATTCTATGGCCGCGGCTGGGATGGATGCGCACAGGCGAGTAATGGTCAGTATCAGACCTGCACGGGGGGTTCTTCCGTTGGAACATGGGAAGCAGGCTCCTTTGATTTTTATGATCTGGAGACCAATTACATTAACAAAAACGGGTACACGCGTTACTGGAATGACACGGCCAAGGTGCCATATCTCTATAATGCGACCAACAAGCGTTTTATTAGCTATGATGATGCGGAGTCTGTAGGATATAAAACCGCTTATATCAAGAGCAAAGGACTTGGCGGAGCGATGTTCTGGGAGCTTAGCGGTGACCGGAACAAAACACTTCAAAATAAACTGAAAGCCGATCTGCCTACCGGAGGTACAGTGCCTCCAGCAGATACGACGGCGCCAAGCGTACCCGGTAATGCCCGCTCGACAGGTGTGACGGCCAACTCGGTGACGCTGGCCTGGAATGCTTCAACGGATAATGTAGGGGTTACCGGTTATAACGTCTATAATGGCAATAATCTTGCAACATCCGTCACCGGAACAACAGCAACGATCAGTGGACTTACTGCTGGTACTTCTTATACTTTCACGATCAAAGCAAAAGATGCAGCAGGCAATCTGTCTGCAGCCAGTAATGCTGTAACCATAAGCACTACCACTCAGCCGGGAGGTGATACGCAAGCGCCAACTGCACCAACGAACCTGGCATCAACCGCGCAAACAACATCCAGCATAACGCTGAGCTGGGCGGCATCCACGGATAACGTGGGTGTAACGGGTTATGATGTGTATAATGGAGCGGCTCTGGCGACATCCGTGACCGGAACGACAGCAACCATCAGCGGGCTTGCAGCGGATACCTCGTATACATTTACTGTAAAAGCAAAGGATGCAGCGGGGAATGGTTCTGCTGCGAGCAATGCGGTGACCGTGAAAACAACAGCAGGAACGACGAATCCGGGCGTTTCCGCTTGGCAGGCGAATACAGCCTATACTGTAGGACAGCTGGTCACCTATAGCGGCAAGACGTATAAATGTTTGCAGTCCCACACTTCCTTGTCTGGGTGGGAACCATCCAATGTCCCTGCATTGTGGCAGGTTCAATAG
- a CDS encoding chitinase, whose amino-acid sequence MNQAVRFRPVITFALAFLLLISWFAPRADAAAQWQAGTAYKKGDLVTYQNKDYECIQAHTALTGWEPSIVPALWKYVGEGSDGETPTPDTAPPSVPAGLTSSSITNTSVSLSWNASTDNVGVAGYEVYRNGVLVTSTSTTTAVVTGLTASTTYAFTVKAKDAAGNISAASTSLSVTTSNGSSNPGPTGGKWLIGYWHNFDNGSTNIRLRNVSTAYDVINVSFAEPISHGSGTLAFTPYNATVAEFKSDIAYLQSQGKKVLLSMGGANGTIEITDATKRQQFEDSLKSIISTYGFNGLDIDLEGSSLSLNAGDTDFRSPTTPKIVNLIQGVKAVKSHFGANFILTAAPETAYVQGGYLSYGGPWGAYLPVIHALRNDLTLLHVQHYNTGSMVGLDGRSYAQGTADFHVAMAEMLLQGFHVGGSTGPFFSPLRPDQIAIGVPASQQAAGGGYTTPADLQKALNYLIKGVSYGGSYTLLQPAGYAGIKGIMTWSINWDAYTNNQFSSAHRPFLNGLSTQTTKEVVY is encoded by the coding sequence TTGAATCAAGCTGTTCGATTCCGCCCGGTCATTACATTTGCTTTGGCATTTCTTCTACTTATTTCGTGGTTTGCACCGAGAGCCGATGCCGCCGCCCAGTGGCAGGCAGGCACCGCATACAAGAAAGGAGACCTCGTAACATATCAAAATAAAGATTATGAGTGTATTCAGGCACACACAGCGTTGACCGGATGGGAGCCCTCTATTGTGCCCGCGTTGTGGAAATACGTCGGGGAAGGTTCGGACGGGGAAACGCCAACGCCAGATACGGCACCACCTTCTGTTCCTGCGGGTCTGACTTCATCCTCCATCACGAACACCTCCGTGAGTCTTTCCTGGAATGCATCCACGGATAATGTGGGCGTAGCGGGGTATGAGGTGTACCGGAACGGCGTTCTTGTGACAAGTACTTCAACTACAACAGCTGTAGTCACTGGACTGACAGCTAGCACGACTTATGCTTTTACGGTAAAAGCCAAAGATGCCGCAGGCAATATATCCGCTGCGAGCACCTCCCTCAGTGTGACAACTTCCAATGGATCTTCCAATCCTGGGCCAACCGGCGGCAAATGGCTGATCGGCTACTGGCACAACTTCGATAATGGTTCAACAAATATCAGACTTCGTAACGTATCAACAGCCTATGACGTCATTAATGTTTCCTTTGCCGAACCGATTTCACATGGCAGCGGAACGCTTGCTTTTACTCCATATAATGCAACGGTAGCCGAATTCAAATCCGATATTGCCTACCTTCAAAGTCAAGGGAAAAAAGTACTGCTTTCCATGGGGGGAGCCAACGGTACCATTGAGATTACCGACGCGACCAAGAGACAGCAATTCGAAGATTCGTTAAAATCAATCATTTCCACGTATGGTTTCAATGGTCTGGATATCGATCTGGAAGGAAGTTCCCTGTCTCTGAATGCAGGGGATACCGATTTCCGTAGTCCAACTACACCGAAAATTGTTAACCTCATCCAAGGCGTGAAAGCGGTTAAGTCACACTTCGGCGCGAATTTCATCCTGACGGCTGCGCCGGAGACGGCCTATGTACAGGGTGGATATCTGAGCTACGGCGGCCCTTGGGGAGCTTACCTGCCAGTCATCCATGCCTTGCGTAATGACCTGACTCTGCTTCATGTACAGCACTATAACACGGGCTCCATGGTGGGGCTGGATGGACGCTCTTACGCCCAAGGAACAGCTGATTTCCATGTGGCCATGGCGGAGATGCTGCTTCAAGGCTTTCATGTAGGCGGTAGCACAGGCCCTTTCTTTAGCCCCTTGCGACCGGACCAGATTGCCATCGGCGTACCGGCTTCCCAGCAGGCTGCTGGAGGTGGTTATACAACGCCAGCCGATCTGCAGAAGGCACTGAATTATTTGATCAAAGGTGTGTCGTACGGCGGTTCCTATACTTTGCTCCAGCCTGCGGGCTATGCGGGGATAAAAGGGATTATGACCTGGTCAATCAACTGGGATGCATATACGAATAACCAGTTTTCGAGCGCACATCGTCCGTTCCTGAACGGGCTGAGTACGCAAACGACAAAGGAGGTTGTGTATTAG